From Mycolicibacterium cosmeticum, a single genomic window includes:
- a CDS encoding DUF2834 domain-containing protein — MVSLAVHLILGFAVIAWIVSANRDIFARPAVGPQVSVLEATFYVVGIAATVLGYYFNARFVAEYATPSSNPIWGPGSWQQFIALGYTNPAASSASQDYTIINVILLPLFTIVDGYRRGIRRPWLFFVSSLFTSCAFAYAFYFAVLDRQHRHQKARTEVAV; from the coding sequence ATGGTCTCGCTCGCCGTTCACCTGATCCTCGGATTCGCCGTCATCGCGTGGATCGTCAGCGCCAACCGCGACATCTTCGCGCGCCCGGCCGTTGGGCCGCAGGTATCGGTGCTGGAGGCGACGTTCTACGTCGTCGGCATCGCCGCCACCGTCCTGGGTTACTACTTCAACGCCCGCTTCGTCGCCGAGTACGCCACCCCGTCGAGCAACCCGATCTGGGGCCCGGGCAGCTGGCAACAGTTCATCGCGCTCGGCTACACCAACCCCGCGGCGAGCTCGGCCAGCCAGGACTACACCATCATCAACGTCATCCTGCTGCCGCTGTTCACCATCGTCGACGGATACCGGCGCGGGATCAGGCGGCCCTGGCTGTTCTTCGTCTCCAGCCTGTTCACCAGTTGCGCGTTCGCCTACGCGTTCTACTTCGCCGTGCTGGACCGTCAACACCGCCATCAGAAGGCCCGCACCGAGGTTGCGGTGTAA
- a CDS encoding ATP-dependent helicase has translation MATPDPLGRFSELTRQWFTGTFPAPTAAQAQAWSAIADGKHTLVIAPTGSGKTLAAFLWAIDGLARGVPGHGTKVLYVSPLKALAVDVERNLRTPLTGIARVAERLGQPAPDITVGVRSGDTTPQQRRALITKPPDVLITTPESLFLMLTSSARDTLATVHTVIVDEVHAVAGTKRGAHLALSLERLDALLDTPAQRIGLSATVRPPEEVARFLAGCAPATIVAPPADKTFDLKVQVPVPDMANLADNSIWPDVEERIVDLIEAHRSSIVFANSRRLAERLTSRLNEIHAERNGIELPEAHNPRVGGGAPAQLMASGQSHGAPNLLARAHHGSVSKEQRAAVEDDLKSGRLRAVVATSSLELGIDMGAVDLVIQVSAPPSVASGLQRIGRAGHQVGEISQGVLFPNHRTDLIDCAVTVRRMQAGEIETMAVPANPLDILAQHTVAAAALEPLDADAWFDTVRRSAPFATLPRSAFEATLDLLSGKYPSTEFAELRPRLVYDRDHGSLAARPGAQRLAVTSGGSIPDRGMFTVYLATEKPSRVGELDEEMVYESRPGDVISLGATSWRITEITHDRVMVLPAPGQPARLPFWRGDSVGRPAELGAAVGRFTGELAALGRDDFEVRCRETGFDDFATDNLWQLLDEQRQATGVVPTDATLVVERFHDELGDWRIILHSPYGLRVHGPLALAVSRRLHERYGIDEKPTASDDGIIVRLPDTDEKPPGPDIFVFDADEIEPIVTAEVGGSALFASRFRECAARALLLPRRHPGKRSPLWHQRQRAAQLLDIARKYPDFPIVLETVRECLQDVYDVPALTDLMNRIAQRRVRLVDVETTTPSPFAASVLFGYVGAFMYEGDSPLAERRAAALSLDSVLLAELLGRVELRDLLDPEVTAATTRQLQHLDPDRHARDAEGIADLLRLLGPLTEEELNARCAADDIGGWLEGLRTARRALTVSFAGKTWWASIEDIGLLRDGVGVAVPVGIPLTFLESADDPLGELLGRYARTRGPFSTDEAAARFGLGLRVTADVLGRLAADGKLVRGEFSDAPSAAVSATREQWCDATVLKILRRRSLAALRAAVEPVSPAAYGRFLPAWQHVGGERSDGNRRGGAHNRGVDGLAAVIDQLAGVALPASAVESLVLPQRVADYQPAMLDELLASGEVTWSGAGQIGAADGWVAFHLAESAPLTLAAPAEIEFTDVHRGILDTLSAGGAYFFRQLAEPGKDGTFTDALWELIWAGWVTGDTFAPVRAVLHGSRRAPAHRQRRSPPRLSRYRVAHPTPRADPKVSGRWSALPAPELDSTVRSHFQAELLLNRHGVLTRGATEGFPGGFAMLYKVLTAFEDAGRCQRGYFIESLGGAQFAAASTVDRLRSYLDEVDPERPEWHPVVLAATDPANPYGAALPWPACGDFRPGRKAGALVVLVDGRLVWFLERGGRSLLNFGAEPGAQQAAAGALAGLVHEHRVPSLVVERINGVSVLDPAADEAREAAQEALTEAGFARTPRGLRLR, from the coding sequence ATGGCCACACCCGATCCACTCGGCCGGTTCAGCGAGCTCACCCGGCAGTGGTTCACGGGCACCTTCCCCGCGCCCACCGCCGCGCAGGCGCAGGCCTGGTCGGCCATCGCCGACGGCAAGCACACCCTGGTCATCGCGCCCACCGGATCGGGTAAGACGCTGGCGGCGTTCCTGTGGGCCATCGACGGGCTGGCCCGCGGTGTGCCCGGTCACGGCACCAAGGTGCTCTACGTGTCACCGCTCAAGGCGCTGGCCGTCGACGTCGAGCGCAACCTGCGCACCCCGCTCACCGGGATCGCGCGGGTGGCCGAACGCCTCGGTCAGCCGGCCCCCGACATCACCGTCGGCGTGCGGTCCGGGGACACCACGCCCCAGCAGCGCCGCGCGCTGATCACCAAACCCCCCGACGTGCTGATCACCACCCCCGAGTCGCTGTTCTTGATGCTGACATCGTCGGCCCGCGACACGCTGGCCACCGTGCACACCGTGATCGTCGACGAGGTGCACGCCGTCGCCGGCACCAAACGCGGCGCGCACCTGGCACTTTCGCTGGAACGGCTGGACGCCCTGCTGGACACGCCCGCACAGCGCATCGGACTCTCGGCGACGGTACGCCCACCAGAGGAGGTGGCGCGGTTCTTGGCCGGGTGCGCCCCGGCCACCATCGTCGCGCCGCCCGCCGACAAGACCTTCGACCTCAAGGTCCAGGTACCGGTGCCTGATATGGCCAATCTGGCCGACAACTCGATCTGGCCGGATGTCGAGGAACGCATCGTCGACCTGATCGAGGCGCATCGATCCTCGATCGTGTTCGCCAACTCCCGGCGGCTGGCCGAGCGACTGACCTCACGGCTCAACGAGATTCACGCCGAGCGCAACGGCATCGAGCTACCCGAGGCCCACAATCCGAGGGTGGGCGGTGGGGCGCCCGCCCAGCTGATGGCCAGCGGCCAGAGCCACGGCGCGCCCAACCTGCTCGCCCGCGCGCACCACGGCTCGGTGAGCAAGGAACAGCGGGCCGCGGTGGAGGACGACCTCAAGAGCGGGCGCCTGCGGGCCGTCGTGGCCACCTCCAGCCTGGAGTTGGGTATCGACATGGGCGCGGTCGACCTGGTGATCCAGGTGTCGGCGCCGCCGTCGGTGGCCAGCGGGCTGCAGCGCATCGGACGGGCCGGCCACCAGGTCGGCGAGATCTCGCAGGGCGTGCTGTTCCCCAACCATCGCACCGACCTGATCGACTGCGCGGTCACGGTGCGCCGCATGCAGGCCGGCGAGATCGAAACCATGGCGGTGCCGGCCAATCCGCTCGACATCCTGGCCCAACACACGGTGGCCGCGGCCGCGCTGGAGCCGCTGGACGCCGACGCCTGGTTCGACACCGTCCGGCGCAGCGCGCCGTTCGCGACGCTGCCGCGCAGCGCGTTCGAGGCCACGCTGGACCTGCTGTCCGGCAAGTACCCGTCCACCGAATTCGCCGAGCTGCGCCCCCGCCTGGTGTACGACCGGGATCACGGCAGCCTCGCCGCGCGGCCCGGTGCGCAGCGACTGGCCGTCACCTCCGGTGGGTCGATACCCGACCGCGGCATGTTCACCGTTTACCTGGCCACCGAAAAGCCCTCTCGGGTGGGCGAACTCGACGAGGAAATGGTCTACGAGTCCCGTCCCGGTGATGTGATCTCGCTGGGCGCGACCAGCTGGCGGATCACCGAGATCACCCATGACCGGGTGATGGTGCTGCCCGCGCCCGGGCAACCCGCCCGGCTGCCGTTCTGGCGCGGTGACAGCGTGGGCCGCCCCGCCGAACTGGGTGCTGCGGTGGGCAGGTTCACCGGCGAGCTGGCCGCCCTGGGCCGCGACGACTTCGAGGTGCGCTGCCGGGAAACGGGTTTCGACGACTTCGCCACCGACAACCTGTGGCAGCTGCTCGACGAGCAGCGCCAGGCCACCGGCGTGGTGCCCACCGATGCCACCCTGGTGGTGGAGCGCTTCCACGACGAACTGGGTGACTGGCGGATCATCCTGCACTCCCCGTACGGGCTGCGGGTACACGGCCCCCTGGCGCTGGCGGTGTCGCGCCGGCTGCACGAGCGGTACGGGATCGACGAGAAACCCACCGCCTCCGACGACGGCATCATCGTGCGACTGCCCGACACCGACGAAAAGCCGCCGGGGCCGGACATTTTCGTGTTCGACGCCGACGAGATCGAGCCGATCGTCACCGCCGAGGTGGGCGGGTCGGCGCTGTTCGCGTCCCGCTTCCGCGAGTGCGCGGCGCGGGCGCTGCTGCTGCCGCGGCGCCATCCCGGCAAGCGTTCACCGCTGTGGCATCAACGCCAACGCGCCGCGCAACTGCTCGATATCGCGCGCAAGTACCCGGACTTCCCCATCGTGCTGGAGACGGTGCGGGAATGCCTGCAGGACGTCTATGACGTGCCGGCGTTGACCGATCTGATGAATCGGATCGCCCAACGCCGGGTGCGGTTGGTGGACGTGGAAACCACCACACCCTCACCGTTCGCCGCGTCGGTGCTGTTCGGTTACGTGGGTGCCTTCATGTACGAAGGCGACAGCCCGCTGGCCGAGCGCCGGGCCGCGGCCCTGTCCCTGGACAGCGTGCTGCTGGCCGAACTGCTGGGCCGGGTGGAACTGCGCGACCTGCTCGACCCCGAGGTGACCGCGGCCACCACCCGGCAGCTGCAGCACCTCGACCCCGACCGGCACGCCCGCGATGCCGAGGGCATCGCCGACCTGTTGCGCCTGCTCGGCCCGCTGACCGAGGAGGAGCTCAACGCCCGGTGCGCGGCCGACGACATCGGTGGCTGGCTGGAGGGGCTGCGCACCGCACGCCGGGCGCTGACGGTGTCGTTCGCCGGGAAGACCTGGTGGGCGTCCATCGAGGACATCGGGTTGTTGCGCGACGGGGTCGGGGTGGCGGTGCCGGTCGGGATCCCGTTGACGTTCCTGGAGAGCGCGGACGACCCGCTGGGTGAGCTGCTCGGCCGCTACGCCCGCACCCGCGGGCCGTTCAGCACCGACGAGGCGGCGGCCCGGTTCGGTCTGGGGTTGCGGGTCACCGCCGACGTGCTGGGCCGGTTGGCCGCCGACGGCAAGCTGGTGCGCGGCGAGTTCAGCGATGCCCCGTCGGCGGCGGTCTCCGCTACGCGGGAACAGTGGTGTGACGCAACGGTTCTGAAGATCCTGCGGCGTCGCTCGCTGGCCGCGCTGCGGGCCGCGGTGGAACCGGTCAGCCCGGCGGCCTACGGCCGTTTCCTGCCCGCCTGGCAGCATGTCGGGGGCGAGCGAAGCGACGGGAATCGGCGCGGGGGCGCACACAACCGCGGCGTCGACGGGCTGGCCGCGGTCATCGACCAGCTGGCCGGGGTGGCGCTGCCCGCCTCGGCGGTCGAATCGCTGGTTCTGCCCCAGCGGGTGGCCGACTACCAGCCCGCCATGCTCGACGAATTGCTGGCCTCCGGTGAGGTCACCTGGTCCGGCGCCGGGCAGATCGGCGCCGCGGACGGGTGGGTGGCATTCCACCTCGCCGAGTCGGCGCCGCTGACGCTGGCCGCACCGGCCGAGATCGAGTTCACCGATGTGCATCGCGGCATCCTGGACACCCTGTCGGCAGGCGGCGCCTACTTCTTCCGGCAGTTGGCCGAGCCCGGCAAGGACGGCACCTTCACCGACGCGCTGTGGGAGCTGATCTGGGCCGGCTGGGTCACCGGCGACACCTTCGCCCCGGTGCGTGCGGTACTGCACGGGTCACGGCGGGCTCCCGCGCACCGGCAACGCAGGAGCCCGCCCCGGCTGAGCCGCTACCGCGTCGCGCACCCCACGCCCCGCGCCGATCCGAAGGTGTCCGGCCGCTGGTCGGCCCTGCCGGCACCGGAGCTGGATTCCACCGTGCGCAGCCACTTCCAGGCCGAGTTGCTGCTCAACCGGCACGGCGTGCTGACCCGCGGCGCCACCGAGGGCTTCCCCGGCGGATTCGCCATGCTGTACAAGGTGCTCACCGCCTTCGAGGACGCGGGGCGGTGCCAGCGCGGCTATTTCATCGAGTCGCTGGGTGGCGCGCAGTTCGCCGCCGCCTCGACCGTGGACCGGCTGCGCAGTTATCTGGACGAGGTGGACCCGGAGCGGCCCGAGTGGCACCCCGTCGTGCTGGCGGCGACGGACCCGGCCAACCCCTACGGCGCCGCGCTGCCGTGGCCGGCGTGCGGCGATTTCCGCCCGGGCCGCAAGGCCGGTGCGCTGGTGGTGCTGGTGGACGGCCGGCTGGTGTGGTTCCTGGAGCGCGGCGGGCGCTCGCTGCTGAACTTCGGCGCCGAACCGGGCGCGCAGCAGGCGGCGGCCGGTGCGCTGGCCGGGCTGGTGCACGAACACCGCGTGCCGTCGTTGGTGGTGGAGCGGATCAACGGGGTGTCGGTGCTCGACCCGGCGGCCGACGAGGCTCGCGAGGCTGCGCAGGAGGCGCTGACCGAGGCCGGTTTCGCCAGGACGCCGCGCGGCCTGCGGTTGCGCTGA
- a CDS encoding SDR family oxidoreductase translates to MRIEGSVAVITGAGSGIGRALAQAFAGAGASVVAGDLDGDAAAATADGIGDRAVGVRGDAASVEGVATLIDTARASFGPVDIYVANAGVIGAPGLGSESDWDRILAVNLRAHIRAADALVPEWVQRGSGHFVSIASAAGLLTQVGAAGYAVTKHAAVGFAEWLAITYGDNGIGVTCVCPMGVATPLLEGITDSADAATRVAGAAVTTAGEVLTAEQVAAATLSGVRDDRFLVLPHPAVLDMYRGKGADYERWIAGMRRYQRTLGG, encoded by the coding sequence ATGCGGATCGAGGGCAGCGTGGCCGTCATCACCGGGGCGGGATCGGGTATCGGGCGGGCGCTGGCCCAGGCGTTCGCCGGGGCCGGGGCATCGGTGGTGGCCGGCGACCTCGACGGTGACGCCGCCGCGGCGACCGCCGACGGGATCGGCGACCGGGCCGTGGGCGTGCGCGGCGACGCCGCGTCGGTCGAGGGTGTCGCCACGCTGATCGACACCGCGCGCGCGTCCTTCGGGCCCGTCGACATCTACGTCGCCAACGCCGGTGTCATCGGCGCGCCCGGCCTGGGCAGCGAAAGCGACTGGGACCGCATCCTGGCGGTGAACCTGCGCGCGCACATCCGCGCCGCCGACGCCCTCGTCCCCGAGTGGGTGCAGCGCGGCAGCGGCCATTTCGTCAGCATCGCCTCGGCCGCCGGCCTGCTCACCCAGGTCGGTGCGGCCGGATACGCCGTGACCAAACACGCCGCCGTCGGCTTCGCCGAGTGGTTGGCGATCACCTACGGCGACAACGGGATCGGTGTCACCTGTGTGTGCCCGATGGGCGTCGCCACGCCGCTGCTCGAGGGCATCACCGACTCCGCCGATGCGGCCACCCGGGTCGCCGGTGCCGCGGTCACCACCGCAGGTGAGGTGCTGACCGCCGAGCAGGTGGCCGCCGCAACGCTGTCCGGGGTGCGCGACGACCGGTTCCTGGTGCTGCCGCACCCGGCGGTGCTGGACATGTACCGCGGCAAGGGCGCCGACTACGAGCGCTGGATCGCCGGGATGCGCCGGTATCAGCGCACGCTGGGTGGGTGA
- a CDS encoding fatty acid desaturase family protein: MTTLELPRTSTTPAPAPTAATSAKYTLTPEQFEAFGAELDAIRERQLADLGERDAAYIRTIIKWQRSLEVGGRALLFLPPAWPIGTVLLGLSKILDNMEIGHNVMHGQYDWMGDPALRGQNFEWDSACPSNQWRHSHNYMHHTYTNIVDLDRDIGYGVLRMSKDQRWHPYYLGNPLYAFLLMVFFQYGVALHELETERIRAGEIKLRDKKDMLTEMWAKVKKQTIKDYVAFPLLAGPFAPFVFAGNMTANLMRNVWSYTIIFCGHFPEGTHEFTVEETRDESRGQWYYRQLLGSANLSGGKWFHIFSGNLSFQIEHHLFPDIPAHRYAEISGEVKEICGRYGLPYNSGPLHTQFFSVVKKICRLALPWT; the protein is encoded by the coding sequence ATGACCACACTCGAATTGCCCCGTACCTCCACCACGCCGGCCCCGGCGCCCACCGCCGCGACCTCGGCGAAATACACCCTCACCCCCGAACAGTTCGAGGCGTTCGGCGCCGAACTGGACGCCATCCGCGAGCGCCAGCTCGCCGATCTCGGCGAACGCGACGCCGCCTACATCCGCACGATCATCAAATGGCAGCGCAGCCTGGAGGTCGGTGGGCGCGCCCTGCTCTTCCTGCCGCCGGCCTGGCCGATCGGAACCGTGCTGCTGGGCCTGTCGAAGATCCTGGACAACATGGAGATCGGGCACAACGTCATGCACGGCCAGTATGACTGGATGGGCGATCCGGCGTTGCGCGGCCAGAACTTCGAGTGGGACTCGGCCTGCCCGTCCAATCAGTGGCGGCACTCGCACAACTACATGCACCACACCTACACCAACATCGTCGACCTGGACCGCGACATCGGCTACGGCGTGCTGCGGATGAGCAAAGACCAGCGGTGGCATCCGTATTACCTGGGCAACCCGCTCTACGCGTTCCTGCTGATGGTGTTCTTCCAGTACGGTGTCGCGCTGCACGAGCTGGAGACCGAGCGCATCCGCGCCGGCGAGATCAAGCTGCGGGACAAGAAGGACATGCTCACCGAGATGTGGGCCAAGGTCAAGAAGCAGACCATCAAGGACTACGTCGCCTTCCCGCTGCTGGCCGGCCCGTTCGCGCCGTTTGTGTTCGCGGGCAACATGACCGCCAACCTGATGCGCAACGTGTGGTCCTACACCATCATCTTCTGCGGGCACTTCCCCGAGGGCACCCACGAGTTCACCGTGGAAGAGACCCGCGACGAGAGCCGCGGCCAGTGGTACTACCGCCAGCTGCTGGGCTCGGCGAACCTGAGTGGTGGCAAGTGGTTCCACATCTTCAGCGGCAACCTGTCGTTCCAGATCGAACACCACCTGTTCCCGGACATCCCCGCGCACCGGTACGCCGAGATCTCCGGCGAGGTCAAGGAGATCTGTGGGCGCTACGGCCTGCCGTACAACAGCGGACCGCTGCACACCCAGTTCTTCTCGGTGGTCAAGAAGATCTGCCGGCTGGCCCTGCCCTGGACGTGA
- the nei2 gene encoding endonuclease VIII Nei2, whose amino-acid sequence MPEGDTVFHTAALLRQALAGKTLTRCDIRVPRYATVDLSGRVVDEVLSRGKHLFIRVGDASIHSHLKMEGSWRIGPAGVAPHRIRAILGTADTRASGIDLGILAVLERAHDQEVVAHLGPDLLGPDWDPRLAAANLAADPGRPLAPALLDQRVMAGVGNVYANELCFVFGRRPTARVDSVEDPLRLVQRARDMLWLNRSRWNRCTTGDTRRGRQLWVYGRAGEPCRRCGTTIEVDDSGDRISYWCPNCQVA is encoded by the coding sequence ATGCCCGAAGGTGACACCGTCTTTCACACCGCTGCCCTGCTGAGGCAGGCACTCGCGGGAAAGACGTTGACGCGCTGCGATATCCGGGTGCCAAGGTACGCCACGGTGGACCTGTCCGGCCGGGTGGTCGACGAGGTGCTCAGCCGCGGCAAGCACCTGTTCATCCGGGTCGGTGATGCCAGCATCCACTCGCACCTGAAGATGGAGGGCAGCTGGCGCATCGGCCCCGCCGGGGTGGCACCGCACCGCATCCGCGCCATCCTCGGCACCGCAGACACTCGGGCCAGCGGGATCGATCTGGGCATCCTGGCGGTCCTGGAGCGTGCCCACGATCAGGAGGTGGTCGCCCACCTCGGCCCGGACCTGCTCGGCCCGGACTGGGATCCGCGGCTGGCCGCGGCCAACCTGGCCGCCGATCCCGGCCGGCCGCTGGCACCGGCCCTGCTGGACCAGCGGGTGATGGCCGGGGTGGGCAATGTGTACGCCAACGAGCTGTGCTTCGTCTTCGGCCGCAGGCCCACCGCCCGGGTGGACAGCGTCGAAGACCCCCTGCGGTTGGTGCAGCGCGCCCGGGACATGTTGTGGCTCAACCGGTCCCGCTGGAACCGCTGCACCACCGGCGACACCCGACGCGGCCGGCAGCTGTGGGTGTACGGCCGGGCCGGCGAACCGTGTCGCCGCTGCGGTACCACCATCGAGGTGGACGACAGCGGCGACCGGATCAGCTACTGGTGCCCGAATTGCCAAGTTGCGTAA
- a CDS encoding TetR/AcrR family transcriptional regulator: protein MGASRRRLSPDDRRTELLALGAEVFGQRPYDEVRIDEIAERAGISRALMYHYFPDKRAFFAAVVRNEGERLFEATNKAPEPGQSLFDQLRAGVLAYLRYDEEHPHGAWAAYMGMGRADPVLRGIDELDNDRQADRIIAAVTDAGGDAPTPELARDLRVTVYGWLAFTFEFCRQRVLDPTLDGEFVADTCAHALLDAIGRVPGIPAALAVAVAPDAR from the coding sequence ATGGGTGCCTCCCGGCGACGCCTGTCCCCCGACGACCGGCGGACCGAGCTGCTGGCCCTCGGCGCCGAGGTGTTCGGGCAGCGGCCCTACGACGAGGTCCGCATCGACGAGATCGCCGAACGGGCCGGGATCTCCCGCGCGCTGATGTACCACTATTTCCCGGACAAACGTGCCTTCTTCGCCGCGGTGGTCCGCAATGAAGGTGAGCGCCTGTTCGAGGCCACCAACAAGGCGCCCGAACCCGGGCAGAGCCTGTTCGACCAGCTGCGCGCCGGGGTGCTGGCCTACCTGCGTTACGACGAGGAGCATCCGCACGGCGCCTGGGCGGCCTATATGGGGATGGGCCGGGCCGACCCGGTGCTGCGCGGCATCGACGAACTGGACAACGACCGTCAGGCCGACCGCATCATCGCCGCCGTCACCGACGCGGGCGGCGATGCGCCCACCCCCGAACTGGCCCGCGATCTGCGGGTCACGGTGTACGGCTGGCTGGCATTCACCTTCGAGTTCTGCCGCCAGCGGGTGCTCGACCCGACGCTGGACGGCGAGTTCGTCGCCGACACCTGCGCGCACGCCCTGCTCGACGCCATCGGCCGGGTGCCCGGCATCCCCGCCGCGCTGGCCGTCGCCGTGGCACCCGACGCCCGCTGA
- a CDS encoding HNH endonuclease signature motif containing protein, with protein sequence MDAADVDAFVDALINDLAMTPTPDDEAERTLFHLLHRPRRVVDDKSLLTVLAAAVAARNLLDHVISSATAAAERLRIPARRHLHSATDLLTALGVAPAAAARAVRVGRAAHTLPALTAAQRLGGIGIEFADAVGRGIVHIDKRTPLSEEDRAGVVRKLMVQATPADVAKKARAIAIDRAAALPAEQCTVPVAENADLNEMTLAHNDDGRLSATLDLDILTGEELRAALDPLCRPVPLPDGSPDPRPVDRRRADAFGQLLRTYLSHSARPMSGGVLPHVTLIRSAPSQPATSRGDRVDDLGFGGPVSPVTAELISCDCTRTSVTVDGAGVPLDVGRSERLFTPALRKGLAVRDGGCAFPGCGRPVSWCDAHHITPWALGGITSLDNGVLFCRRHHTVIHHSDWQVYLGSDRHPWFIPPREAAGPEPAHLRSHARRTMTDLPAAA encoded by the coding sequence ATGGACGCTGCCGATGTCGACGCTTTTGTGGATGCGTTGATCAACGATCTCGCGATGACCCCCACCCCGGACGACGAGGCTGAGCGCACGTTGTTCCATCTATTGCACCGTCCCCGGCGGGTGGTTGATGACAAGTCACTACTGACGGTGTTGGCGGCAGCGGTCGCCGCCCGGAACCTGCTCGACCATGTCATCTCGTCCGCCACCGCAGCGGCCGAGCGGCTCCGAATCCCGGCGCGACGGCACCTGCATTCGGCGACTGATCTGCTGACCGCCCTCGGCGTGGCCCCCGCCGCGGCAGCTCGGGCGGTCCGAGTGGGGCGCGCGGCGCACACCCTGCCCGCACTCACCGCCGCCCAGCGCCTCGGCGGGATCGGTATCGAGTTCGCCGACGCCGTGGGGCGCGGGATCGTCCACATCGACAAGCGGACCCCGCTGTCGGAGGAGGATCGTGCGGGGGTTGTGCGGAAGCTGATGGTTCAGGCCACCCCCGCAGACGTGGCGAAGAAGGCCCGTGCCATCGCCATCGATCGGGCCGCGGCACTTCCCGCCGAGCAGTGCACGGTACCGGTCGCTGAGAACGCCGACCTCAACGAGATGACGTTGGCGCACAACGACGACGGCCGGTTGAGCGCCACACTCGACCTCGACATCCTCACGGGCGAGGAACTGCGCGCCGCGCTGGATCCGCTGTGCCGGCCGGTGCCGCTGCCGGACGGATCCCCGGATCCCCGCCCGGTGGATAGGCGGCGCGCCGACGCATTCGGGCAGCTGCTGCGCACCTACCTGTCGCACTCGGCGCGCCCGATGTCCGGTGGCGTACTGCCGCACGTCACCCTGATCCGTTCCGCCCCCTCGCAGCCGGCGACATCGCGGGGTGACCGGGTGGACGACCTCGGATTCGGTGGCCCGGTCAGCCCCGTGACCGCGGAGCTGATTTCCTGCGACTGCACCCGGACGTCGGTGACCGTCGACGGCGCCGGTGTGCCGCTGGACGTGGGGCGCAGTGAGCGGCTGTTCACTCCCGCGCTTCGCAAAGGGCTGGCCGTCCGCGATGGTGGTTGCGCGTTCCCCGGCTGCGGACGACCGGTGTCGTGGTGCGACGCCCACCACATCACGCCGTGGGCGCTCGGCGGGATCACCAGCCTCGACAACGGCGTGCTGTTCTGTCGTCGGCACCACACCGTGATCCACCACAGCGACTGGCAGGTGTACCTGGGCTCGGACCGTCACCCCTGGTTCATCCCACCCCGTGAAGCGGCCGGTCCCGAACCGGCGCATCTGCGCTCACACGCACGGCGGACCATGACCGACCTGCCGGCCGCCGCATAA